From Deinococcus ruber, the proteins below share one genomic window:
- a CDS encoding Ppx/GppA phosphatase family protein produces the protein MMRVAVADVGTNSTHLLVAEARPGGFLVLDALKDRTRLGECLDAQGNITDEGYTRLSRTLRQFRELAASLGVPELRVYATSAMRGAPNGEEVAQRLQREVGVYPQIISGEREGRLTYLGAAGSVQFGSDNLLLDLGGGSLELVRGDARQAHTVLSLPLGSVRMQLRYLMQEPPRQRDLEALRGYVGGMLEPHLDAFRVREGTRVFGSSGTFETLAEVMLTRSGDKVGSRASEERSINGVLFSTADLGTLIGELRRMTPARRAKVPGLDPRRADIIVAGAVVLHTALELVGAAQVRVSEGALREGMLAEYLLEQERWTSGLSARERSVLELAERFGANLAHARQVSVLSVKLLERLETLEVLPPDPDHTARSLLSAAAALHETGQIVAQSSHHKHSAYLIRHAGLRGYDPAQIELIAQIARYHRRSVPKLSHPDYAALPAAAQKQVCQLAAVLRVADGLDRTHSQSAQILDLTRDGRGWLLRVGGIHELELDGVRQKSDLWAQQFGPLRVEGS, from the coding sequence ATGATGCGCGTTGCCGTGGCCGATGTCGGAACCAACTCCACCCACCTGCTGGTCGCCGAGGCGCGGCCCGGCGGATTTCTGGTGCTGGACGCCCTGAAAGACCGGACCCGGCTGGGCGAGTGCCTCGACGCACAGGGCAATATTACCGACGAGGGGTATACCCGCCTGAGCCGCACGCTGCGGCAGTTCCGAGAGCTGGCGGCGTCGCTGGGCGTGCCCGAGCTGCGGGTGTACGCCACCAGCGCCATGCGCGGCGCACCCAACGGCGAGGAAGTGGCGCAGCGATTACAGCGCGAGGTGGGCGTGTATCCGCAGATCATCAGCGGAGAGCGGGAAGGGCGGCTGACGTATCTGGGCGCGGCGGGCAGCGTGCAGTTCGGCTCCGACAATCTGCTGCTCGATCTGGGCGGCGGCAGTCTGGAACTGGTACGCGGCGACGCACGGCAGGCCCACACGGTACTGAGTCTGCCGCTGGGGTCGGTGCGGATGCAGCTGCGCTACCTGATGCAGGAACCGCCCCGCCAGCGCGATCTGGAAGCGCTGAGGGGCTACGTGGGCGGCATGCTGGAACCGCATCTGGACGCCTTCCGGGTACGCGAAGGAACCCGCGTCTTCGGGTCGAGCGGCACCTTCGAGACGCTGGCCGAGGTGATGCTGACCCGCTCGGGCGACAAGGTGGGCAGCCGCGCCAGCGAGGAGCGCAGCATCAACGGCGTGCTGTTCAGTACCGCCGACCTGGGCACCCTGATCGGAGAACTGCGGCGCATGACCCCGGCGCGGCGGGCCAAGGTGCCGGGCCTCGATCCCAGGCGGGCCGATATCATCGTGGCGGGCGCGGTGGTGCTGCATACGGCGCTGGAACTGGTGGGCGCGGCGCAGGTCAGGGTCAGCGAGGGGGCACTGCGCGAGGGCATGCTGGCCGAATACCTGCTGGAACAGGAACGCTGGACCAGCGGCCTGAGTGCGCGTGAACGCAGCGTGCTGGAGCTGGCCGAGCGCTTCGGCGCGAATCTGGCGCACGCCCGTCAGGTCAGCGTGCTGAGCGTGAAGCTGCTGGAGCGCCTGGAAACACTGGAGGTGCTGCCCCCAGACCCCGACCACACGGCCCGCAGCCTGCTGAGCGCTGCCGCCGCGCTGCACGAAACCGGGCAGATCGTGGCCCAGAGCAGCCATCACAAACACTCGGCGTACCTGATCCGGCACGCGGGGCTGCGCGGCTACGACCCGGCCCAGATCGAACTGATCGCCCAGATCGCCCGCTATCACCGCCGCAGCGTGCCCAAACTCAGCCACCCCGACTACGCCGCACTTCCGGCAGCCGCCCAGAAGCAGGTCTGCCAGCTTGCCGCCGTGCTGCGGGTGGCCGACGGACTCGACCGCACCCACAGCCAGAGCGCCCAGATTCTCGACCTGACGCGGGACGGGCGCGGCTGGCTGCTGCGAGTCGGCGGCATCCACGAACTGGAACTGGACGGCGTGCGTCAGAAGAGCGACCTGTGGGCGCAGCAGTTCGGGCCGCTGCGCGTGGAAGGAAGCTGA
- a CDS encoding sulfurtransferase has protein sequence MTPLKSADWLLAHLNDADLVVLDCRFQLMQPQAGEEAYRAGHVPGAVYAHLERDLSGPKQPGGAGGRHPLPDPLTLAEWLGRAGIGDGRTVVAYDDPSGGHGFYAARAWWLLRWLGLERVYVLDGGLPAYLAAGGALTRDVPTPTSAHFTPRPQAEWVAQADDVLTRPPGTLLIDSRAPARYRGDVEPIDPKAGHIPGAVNRDWAAAQDERGYWRSADEQRERLELDAEPVIFYCGSGVSAAANLLALAHAGREPGPQVRLYAGSWSDWVSGEGREVAVGDEA, from the coding sequence ATGACGCCGTTGAAATCTGCCGACTGGCTGCTGGCCCACCTGAACGACGCCGACCTGGTGGTGCTGGACTGCCGCTTTCAACTGATGCAGCCGCAGGCGGGGGAAGAGGCGTACCGTGCCGGACATGTGCCGGGCGCGGTGTATGCCCACCTGGAACGCGATCTGAGCGGCCCGAAGCAGCCGGGAGGCGCGGGGGGACGGCATCCGTTGCCCGACCCGCTGACCCTGGCCGAGTGGCTGGGCAGGGCGGGCATCGGGGACGGCAGGACGGTGGTCGCCTACGACGACCCCAGCGGCGGACACGGTTTTTATGCGGCGCGGGCGTGGTGGCTGCTGCGCTGGCTGGGGCTGGAGCGGGTGTATGTGCTGGACGGCGGTCTCCCCGCGTATCTGGCGGCGGGCGGAGCCTTGACGCGGGACGTGCCCACGCCCACGTCCGCCCACTTCACGCCGCGTCCTCAGGCCGAATGGGTCGCCCAGGCCGACGACGTGCTGACCAGGCCGCCCGGCACACTGCTGATCGATTCGCGTGCGCCTGCCCGCTACCGGGGAGACGTGGAACCTATCGACCCGAAGGCGGGGCATATTCCGGGGGCGGTCAACCGCGACTGGGCCGCCGCCCAGGACGAGCGCGGATACTGGCGCAGCGCCGATGAGCAGCGCGAGCGACTGGAACTGGACGCAGAGCCGGTCATCTTCTACTGCGGCTCTGGCGTGAGTGCGGCGGCCAATCTGCTGGCGCTGGCCCACGCCGGACGTGAACCGGGGCCACAGGTGCGGCTGTACGCCGGAAGCTGGAGCGACTGGGTGAGCGGGGAAGGGCGAGAGGTGGCGGTGGGCGACGAGGCCTGA
- a CDS encoding cold-shock protein, with product MPAGRVKWFNAEKGFGFIECQGQPDVFAHYSAIKATGFRKLNEGDEVEFDMEPGKNGRGPQAANIVVTRAAPESDRSGGGYSPRSERGSGRW from the coding sequence ATGCCAGCAGGACGAGTCAAGTGGTTCAATGCAGAGAAGGGCTTCGGCTTTATCGAATGCCAGGGACAGCCGGACGTGTTCGCGCATTACAGCGCTATCAAGGCAACCGGATTCCGCAAGCTGAACGAGGGCGATGAGGTCGAATTCGACATGGAACCCGGCAAGAACGGACGTGGCCCGCAGGCCGCCAACATCGTGGTAACGCGGGCTGCCCCCGAGAGTGACCGCAGTGGCGGCGGTTATTCGCCCCGCAGTGAACGGGGGTCGGGTCGCTGGTAA
- a CDS encoding Nramp family divalent metal transporter, whose protein sequence is MSRAERVPPPGLSLDERMNVRAAEVLQGRSPRRGLARLTPFLGPAFIASVAYMDPGNFATNIQGGAQFGYLLLWVILGASLMAMLIQHLSATLGIATGRNLPELIRERWPKVAWPYWVQAELVAMATDLAEFLGAALAFQLLFHIPLIWGAVLTAIATFSLLTLQKRGFRPMELAIAGFVGVIAVAYMVQLVKSHPGLDALGGFIPHFAGRDSLYLAVGIIGATVMPHVIYLHSALTQNRIQVDTDAHKQQVARMSRTDLLIAMGLAALINMAMLAAAAASFHASGKTNIVDLTQAYQTLTPLLGDGAAVAFGLALLASGLSSSAVGTMAGQVVMQGFIRRGIPIWLRRSITMLPAFAVILAGLDPTKTLILSQVILSFGIPFALVPLLLFTARRELMGVLTTSRPVQLIGWMIASLIIGLNVYLLVGVFVN, encoded by the coding sequence ATGAGCCGGGCCGAGCGCGTGCCGCCGCCCGGCCTCAGCCTCGACGAACGCATGAACGTCCGTGCCGCCGAAGTCCTTCAGGGGCGCAGTCCCCGCAGAGGGCTGGCCCGCCTGACGCCCTTCCTGGGGCCAGCGTTCATCGCTTCGGTGGCGTACATGGACCCCGGCAACTTCGCCACCAACATCCAGGGCGGGGCGCAGTTCGGCTATCTGCTGCTGTGGGTGATTCTGGGAGCCAGCCTGATGGCGATGCTGATTCAGCATCTGTCGGCCACGCTGGGCATCGCCACCGGGCGCAATCTGCCGGAACTGATCCGTGAGCGCTGGCCGAAGGTGGCGTGGCCCTACTGGGTGCAGGCCGAACTGGTGGCGATGGCAACCGATCTGGCCGAGTTTCTGGGCGCGGCGCTGGCGTTCCAGCTGCTCTTCCACATTCCGCTCATCTGGGGAGCCGTCCTGACCGCCATCGCCACCTTCAGTCTGCTGACCCTGCAAAAGCGCGGTTTTCGCCCGATGGAACTCGCCATCGCGGGCTTCGTGGGGGTCATCGCGGTGGCGTATATGGTGCAGCTCGTGAAGAGCCACCCCGGTCTGGACGCGCTGGGGGGCTTTATTCCGCATTTCGCGGGGCGCGACAGCCTGTATCTGGCGGTGGGCATCATCGGGGCAACGGTCATGCCGCACGTCATCTATCTGCACAGCGCCCTGACCCAGAACCGCATCCAGGTCGACACCGACGCGCACAAGCAGCAGGTGGCCCGCATGTCGCGCACCGATCTGCTGATCGCGATGGGGCTGGCGGCCCTGATCAATATGGCGATGCTGGCTGCCGCTGCCGCCAGCTTTCACGCCAGCGGCAAGACCAATATCGTCGATCTGACGCAGGCGTACCAGACGCTCACGCCGCTGCTGGGGGACGGGGCCGCCGTCGCCTTCGGGCTGGCGCTGCTGGCGTCCGGTCTGTCGAGCAGCGCGGTGGGCACGATGGCGGGGCAGGTGGTGATGCAGGGCTTCATCCGGCGGGGCATTCCGATCTGGCTGCGCCGCAGCATCACCATGCTTCCGGCCTTCGCGGTCATTCTGGCGGGCCTCGACCCCACCAAGACCCTGATTCTCTCGCAGGTCATCCTGAGCTTCGGGATTCCGTTTGCGCTGGTGCCGCTGCTGCTCTTCACGGCCCGCCGCGAACTGATGGGCGTCCTGACCACCAGCCGCCCCGTGCAGCTGATCGGCTGGATGATCGCGTCGCTGATTATCGGTCTGAACGTCTATCTGCTGGTCGGCGTCTTCGTGAACTGA
- a CDS encoding metal-dependent transcriptional regulator encodes MSDRLLSHAAEDYLKQLYLLSQVEPSRKVGTQALADALSVTPASTTGMLRKLSEMGFVTHAAYQGAALTPEGEALALEVLRHHRLLEAFLHQALGYPLDEIHDEAERLEHVISENFEARMAAWLGHPTHDPHGDPIPALDGSLPSRSEWSLSRLQAGEFATVARIPAQDPVQVRSLVASGLTPGAELMMLGSDPAFGTLTLRLSGGPELTLSLHVAERVLVTSLPTSGGGGGEPLQQIARAGVGA; translated from the coding sequence ATGTCTGACCGCCTTCTCTCCCACGCTGCCGAGGACTACCTCAAGCAGCTCTATCTGCTGTCGCAGGTGGAACCCAGCCGTAAAGTCGGCACACAGGCGCTGGCCGACGCGCTCTCGGTGACGCCTGCCAGCACCACCGGCATGCTCCGCAAGCTCTCTGAGATGGGCTTCGTAACGCACGCGGCCTACCAGGGGGCAGCCCTCACCCCCGAGGGCGAGGCGCTGGCGCTGGAAGTGCTGCGCCATCACCGGCTGCTCGAAGCCTTTCTGCATCAGGCGCTGGGCTATCCGCTCGACGAGATTCACGACGAGGCCGAGCGGCTGGAACACGTCATCAGCGAGAATTTCGAGGCGAGGATGGCCGCTTGGCTGGGTCATCCCACCCACGACCCGCACGGCGACCCGATTCCGGCGCTGGACGGCTCGCTGCCCAGCCGCAGCGAGTGGAGCCTCAGCCGGTTGCAGGCCGGAGAATTCGCCACCGTGGCCCGTATTCCGGCACAGGACCCGGTGCAGGTGCGCTCGCTGGTCGCCAGCGGCCTGACGCCGGGGGCCGAACTGATGATGCTGGGCAGCGACCCGGCCTTCGGCACCCTGACGCTGCGACTGAGCGGTGGCCCGGAACTGACGCTCTCGCTGCACGTGGCCGAGCGGGTTCTGGTCACGTCGCTGCCGACCTCCGGCGGTGGAGGGGGAGAGCCGCTGCAGCAGATCGCCCGCGCCGGGGTGGGCGCATGA
- a CDS encoding glutamate ligase domain-containing protein — MNAHEWLYTRTRQGKERGPAPARALLNALGSPDARFDSLRVVGTNGKGSVCAMLEAGLLAAGIHTGRFTSPHLTHFEERIRINGQEISASQTAEFVAWAQQHAPETAFFDLSLGLAAQVFAVSGVRVAIMEAGVGGVSDATQALQNVRALLLTNVALDHTATLGPTTAQIARDKASAALPGVPLLTTATAEALEVVAQVAHDHGAPLYTPHTHPSLFALPHAPTLPGPHQETNARLALAALRLLGYEQPGSEQVLDAALKASWPARLERFAVQGRSVLLDGAHNPAAAAALALAVPHADVLLFGSLARKDSAATLAALKNVAAVRVFTHPAQAVAGEPHADLQALADVFGGLIREDARAAFQQALALTPAGGTLLVAGSLYLAGTLRPLLLAMQDGQPNATL; from the coding sequence ATGAACGCGCACGAGTGGCTGTATACCCGCACCCGCCAGGGCAAGGAGCGCGGCCCCGCGCCCGCCCGCGCCCTGCTGAACGCCCTGGGCAGCCCCGACGCCCGCTTCGACAGCCTGCGGGTGGTGGGCACCAACGGCAAGGGGAGTGTGTGCGCCATGCTGGAAGCGGGCCTGCTGGCGGCAGGCATTCACACAGGCCGCTTCACCAGCCCGCACCTGACACACTTCGAGGAGCGGATACGAATCAACGGGCAGGAGATTTCAGCGTCTCAGACTGCCGAGTTCGTGGCGTGGGCGCAGCAGCACGCACCAGAGACGGCCTTTTTCGACCTGAGTCTGGGGCTGGCGGCGCAGGTGTTCGCGGTCTCGGGGGTGCGCGTGGCGATCATGGAGGCGGGCGTGGGCGGCGTGAGCGACGCGACCCAGGCGCTTCAGAACGTGCGGGCGCTGCTGCTGACCAATGTGGCGCTCGACCACACTGCCACGCTGGGGCCGACCACCGCGCAGATCGCCCGCGACAAGGCCAGCGCCGCGCTTCCGGGCGTGCCCCTCCTGACGACCGCCACCGCAGAGGCGCTGGAAGTGGTGGCGCAGGTGGCCCACGACCACGGAGCACCGCTGTACACGCCCCATACGCACCCGTCCCTGTTTGCGCTGCCGCACGCGCCCACGCTGCCGGGGCCGCACCAGGAAACCAATGCCCGGCTGGCACTGGCGGCGCTGCGGCTGCTGGGCTACGAGCAGCCCGGCTCTGAACAGGTACTCGACGCCGCGCTGAAGGCATCCTGGCCTGCCCGTCTGGAACGGTTCGCGGTACAGGGCAGATCGGTGCTGCTCGACGGCGCACACAATCCGGCGGCGGCGGCAGCGCTGGCTCTGGCAGTGCCTCACGCCGACGTGCTGCTGTTCGGCAGTCTGGCCCGCAAAGACAGCGCCGCCACCCTGGCCGCTCTGAAGAACGTGGCAGCGGTGCGGGTGTTCACCCATCCGGCCCAGGCAGTCGCGGGTGAGCCACACGCAGATTTGCAGGCGCTGGCCGACGTGTTCGGTGGCCTCATCCGTGAAGATGCACGGGCAGCTTTCCAGCAGGCACTCGCCCTGACGCCTGCTGGCGGCACGCTGCTGGTGGCGGGCAGCCTGTATCTGGCGGGTACGCTCAGGCCGCTGCTGCTGGCGATGCAGGACGGGCAGCCCAACGCCACACTCTGA
- a CDS encoding cytochrome c biogenesis CcdA family protein, with protein sequence MSAELAVSGLSASGLILAFGAGVISFLSPCVLPLVPSYLGVIGGARAPMLRAAAFILGFGIVFIALGATASALGAVLAPHKILLGRLAGVLILGFGLVMLGVLRFPFLMRDTRELRSADKYGPIALGAAFAFGWSPCLGPVLGSILGLAASSASLGSGVSLLAVYTLGLAVPFLLAALLWERLGLRRLNRYAPVFEKVGGVVLVLVGGLMASGEFTRLASYAYAVMPGWLRL encoded by the coding sequence ATGTCGGCTGAACTGGCGGTATCTGGCCTGTCTGCCTCCGGGCTGATTCTGGCGTTCGGAGCAGGCGTGATCTCGTTTCTGTCGCCGTGCGTGCTGCCGCTGGTTCCCAGCTATCTGGGCGTGATCGGCGGGGCACGCGCTCCGATGCTGCGGGCCGCCGCGTTCATCCTGGGATTTGGCATCGTGTTTATTGCGCTGGGCGCGACTGCCAGTGCGCTGGGCGCGGTGCTGGCCCCCCACAAGATTCTGCTCGGAAGGCTGGCGGGCGTCCTGATTCTGGGTTTCGGCCTGGTGATGCTGGGCGTGCTGCGTTTCCCCTTCCTGATGCGCGACACCCGCGAACTCAGAAGCGCCGATAAATATGGCCCCATCGCACTGGGGGCGGCGTTCGCCTTCGGCTGGAGTCCGTGCCTGGGGCCGGTGCTGGGCAGCATTCTGGGACTGGCCGCCAGCAGTGCCAGCCTGGGCAGCGGCGTGAGTTTGCTGGCGGTGTATACGCTGGGGCTGGCCGTGCCGTTTCTGCTGGCGGCGCTGCTGTGGGAGCGGCTGGGCCTGCGCCGACTGAACCGCTACGCCCCGGTGTTCGAGAAGGTCGGCGGCGTGGTGCTGGTGCTGGTCGGCGGCCTGATGGCGAGCGGCGAATTCACCCGGCTGGCGAGCTACGCTTACGCGGTCATGCCCGGATGGTTGCGCCTCTGA
- the ccmA gene encoding heme ABC exporter ATP-binding protein CcmA, protein MVAPLSAELQATDLHAVQLRAVWLRLGRDAVLRGLDLDVRAGESVTLLGGNGAGKSTLLRLIASALSPTRGEGRIFGFDLRDRRSVREHVHLLGHDLGLYPDLTPSENLQFALKMHGQQGDIRAALERAGILRAADRRVRFLSAGMKKRLALARLALLARPLTLVDEPFANLDAEGRELAVSLLNQAQASGSTLIVAAHEPELSLRVAARALVLSGGVLEAGLLEVRTDDV, encoded by the coding sequence ATGGTTGCGCCTCTGAGCGCCGAACTTCAAGCCACTGACCTTCATGCTGTGCAGCTCCGCGCTGTCTGGCTGCGGCTGGGGCGCGACGCGGTGTTGCGCGGCCTCGATCTGGATGTGCGGGCTGGCGAGAGCGTGACGCTGCTGGGCGGCAACGGAGCCGGAAAGAGCACGCTGCTGCGTCTGATCGCTTCGGCACTGTCGCCCACACGCGGCGAGGGGCGCATCTTCGGCTTCGATCTGCGAGACCGCCGCAGCGTGCGCGAACACGTGCATCTGCTGGGCCACGACCTGGGGCTGTACCCCGACCTGACCCCCAGCGAGAATCTCCAGTTCGCCCTGAAGATGCATGGGCAGCAGGGCGATATCCGGGCGGCACTGGAGCGGGCCGGAATCCTGAGAGCGGCAGATCGGCGGGTGCGCTTCCTGTCGGCAGGCATGAAGAAACGCCTCGCGCTGGCCCGGCTCGCGCTGCTGGCCCGCCCGCTCACGCTGGTGGATGAGCCGTTTGCCAATCTCGACGCTGAGGGGCGCGAACTGGCGGTGTCGCTGCTCAATCAGGCGCAGGCGAGCGGCAGCACGCTGATCGTGGCGGCTCACGAACCGGAACTGAGCCTGAGAGTGGCGGCGCGGGCGCTGGTGCTGAGCGGCGGGGTGCTGGAAGCGGGACTTCTGGAAGTGAGGACAGATGACGTGTAG